A single region of the Sorghum bicolor cultivar BTx623 chromosome 9, Sorghum_bicolor_NCBIv3, whole genome shotgun sequence genome encodes:
- the LOC110430350 gene encoding uncharacterized protein LOC110430350 isoform X2 yields MAKLAALGRSVLRFPNGSMRLVMVTVIGAVLGFFIGISFPSVSITKAILNHAWTSARNARGNSTEPTSNSTLKIYVPTNPKGAEGLAPGIVVSESDFHLRRLWGDPSEDLPFKPKYLVTFTVGVAQKENINRAVKKFSDNFAILLFHYDGRVSEWDEFEWSQRAIHISVRKQTKWWYAKRFLHPDIVAAYEYIFIWDEDLGVDHFNAEEYIKLVKKHNLAISQPGLEPDRGLTWQMTKRRGDSEVHKDTEERPGWCSDPHLPPCAAFVEIMAPVFSRDAWRCVWHMIQNDLVHGWGLDFALRKCVEPAHEKIGVVDSQWIVHQVVPSLGNQGQSENGRAPWEGVRARCRKEWGMFQTRMAEAEKAYYKMMGITPPNSTLA; encoded by the exons ATGGCGAAGCTCGCAGCTCTTGGTCGCAG TGTGCTTAGATTCCCAAATGGAAGCATGAGGCTTGTTATGGTAACAGTTATTGGAGCAGTCCTTGGCTTTTTCATTGGAATTTCATTCCCTTCGGTCAGCATAACAAAG GCTATACTCAATCATGCTTGGACTTCTGCCAGAAATGCAAGGGGAAATAGTACCGAACCAACTTCAAACAGTACCTTAAAG ATTTATGTCCCAACGAACCCCAAGGGTGCAGAGGGGCTAGCACCAGGTATCGTTGTATCAGAGTCTGACTTCCATTTGCGCAGGTTATGGGGAGACCCAAGTGAG GACCTGCCTTTCAAACCAAAGTACCTTGTTACCTTTACTGTTGGAGTTGCGCAGAAAGAAAATATAAACAGAGCTGTGAAGAAG TTTTCTGACAATTTTGCTATTCTGTTATTCCACTATGATGGTCGGGTGAGTGAGTGGGATGAATTCGAGTGGTCCCAGCGAGCTATCCATATTAGTGTCAGGAAACAAACTAAATG GTGGTATGCCAAAAGATTCCTGCATCCTGATATTGTGGCAGCTTATGAGTACATATTCATCTGGGATGAAGACCTTGGGGTTGACCATTTTAATGCAGAGGA GTACATCAAACTTGTTAAGAAGCATAATTTGGCTATCTCTCAACCTGGATTAGAGCCTGATCGGGGTTTAACATGGCAGATGACCAAAAGAAGAGGCGACAGTGAGGTTCACAA GGACACAGAGGAGAGGCCAGGATGGTGCTCTGACCCTCATCTTCCACCTTGTGCTGC TTTTGTTGAAATAATGGCTCCAGTCTTCTCAAGAGATGCATGGAGATGTGTGTGGCATATGATTCAG AATGACTTGGTTCATGGTTGGGGCTTGGATTTTGCTCTCAGGAAATGCGTGGAG CCTGCTCATGAAAAGATTGGAGTTGTTGATTCACAGTGGATCGTTCACCAAGTGGTTCCTTCTCTGGGGAACCAG GGGCAGTCAGAAAACGGAAGAGCGCCATGGGAAGGG GTGAGAGCGCGGTGCAGAAAGGAGTGGGGCATGTTCCAGACGAGGATGGCGGAGGCAGAGAAGGCGTATTACAAGATGATGGGC
- the LOC110430350 gene encoding uncharacterized protein LOC110430350 isoform X1, translating into MAKLAALGRSVLRFPNGSMRLVMVTVIGAVLGFFIGISFPSVSITKLHFPASFVSYIEDKNSGLTTQAILNHAWTSARNARGNSTEPTSNSTLKIYVPTNPKGAEGLAPGIVVSESDFHLRRLWGDPSEDLPFKPKYLVTFTVGVAQKENINRAVKKFSDNFAILLFHYDGRVSEWDEFEWSQRAIHISVRKQTKWWYAKRFLHPDIVAAYEYIFIWDEDLGVDHFNAEEYIKLVKKHNLAISQPGLEPDRGLTWQMTKRRGDSEVHKDTEERPGWCSDPHLPPCAAFVEIMAPVFSRDAWRCVWHMIQNDLVHGWGLDFALRKCVEPAHEKIGVVDSQWIVHQVVPSLGNQGQSENGRAPWEGVRARCRKEWGMFQTRMAEAEKAYYKMMGITPPNSTLA; encoded by the exons ATGGCGAAGCTCGCAGCTCTTGGTCGCAG TGTGCTTAGATTCCCAAATGGAAGCATGAGGCTTGTTATGGTAACAGTTATTGGAGCAGTCCTTGGCTTTTTCATTGGAATTTCATTCCCTTCGGTCAGCATAACAAAG CTTCACTTTCCAGCTAGCTTTGTTTCATACATTGAAGACAAAAACTCTGGACTCACAACCCAGGCTATACTCAATCATGCTTGGACTTCTGCCAGAAATGCAAGGGGAAATAGTACCGAACCAACTTCAAACAGTACCTTAAAG ATTTATGTCCCAACGAACCCCAAGGGTGCAGAGGGGCTAGCACCAGGTATCGTTGTATCAGAGTCTGACTTCCATTTGCGCAGGTTATGGGGAGACCCAAGTGAG GACCTGCCTTTCAAACCAAAGTACCTTGTTACCTTTACTGTTGGAGTTGCGCAGAAAGAAAATATAAACAGAGCTGTGAAGAAG TTTTCTGACAATTTTGCTATTCTGTTATTCCACTATGATGGTCGGGTGAGTGAGTGGGATGAATTCGAGTGGTCCCAGCGAGCTATCCATATTAGTGTCAGGAAACAAACTAAATG GTGGTATGCCAAAAGATTCCTGCATCCTGATATTGTGGCAGCTTATGAGTACATATTCATCTGGGATGAAGACCTTGGGGTTGACCATTTTAATGCAGAGGA GTACATCAAACTTGTTAAGAAGCATAATTTGGCTATCTCTCAACCTGGATTAGAGCCTGATCGGGGTTTAACATGGCAGATGACCAAAAGAAGAGGCGACAGTGAGGTTCACAA GGACACAGAGGAGAGGCCAGGATGGTGCTCTGACCCTCATCTTCCACCTTGTGCTGC TTTTGTTGAAATAATGGCTCCAGTCTTCTCAAGAGATGCATGGAGATGTGTGTGGCATATGATTCAG AATGACTTGGTTCATGGTTGGGGCTTGGATTTTGCTCTCAGGAAATGCGTGGAG CCTGCTCATGAAAAGATTGGAGTTGTTGATTCACAGTGGATCGTTCACCAAGTGGTTCCTTCTCTGGGGAACCAG GGGCAGTCAGAAAACGGAAGAGCGCCATGGGAAGGG GTGAGAGCGCGGTGCAGAAAGGAGTGGGGCATGTTCCAGACGAGGATGGCGGAGGCAGAGAAGGCGTATTACAAGATGATGGGC